From Estrella lausannensis:
ATTTTGAGACACTTTCGGTATATACCGATAGTATCTCAAAGGGTGGGACTTCACCAATCGGGAACGATGTCATATAGCTGCAGGGCTCTGATCACCCGATTTCTGTCCGCCACCTCGATTGCTGAAGGGGATTTTAAAAACAAGATTAGCGCCAAGCGCGAAAAAGTGCTAATAGGCCCCTTCATATCGTCTAAGGATAAAACACCGGGATCGGAAAGAATGCGTCCCCAGGCGTTGGCTAAAATGCGCAGAACATTTTCTGTAAGAACTCTTCCACCCCTTGGTTTTCCCATTTGCGTTAAGATCCCCGGCCTGGATCCTTCACCGCTTGAGAGCGCAAGAATCAAAGACAGCTCCAGCGCTGCAAGATAGCCAAAACACTCCTCTAAAGACCTTAATTTGACCCATTCTTCAAACATGCGGTTTGACAGCGATTCTGCAATCGGAGATGGAAGCCTGACCCCTTCAAAATAGTTAAAGAGCTCCTCAATAATGCACAGAACTTCCCTTTTGGTCTGCAAACCCTCCCCAATCTTTTCAGGATCCAAAAGATACCGATCAGTGACGAGACAACCTTGAATGCAAAACGCTTTGTAATAGAGTTTAAGGAGAAAGAGTAAGGGGAACAAAAAAAGCAGGGCCGCGGCTTTGGCCACTTTGAAAAAGAGCGCTTTGATCCCGGATTCCTCTTGAAGGGAGTAGCAACTCATCGGTTTTATCTTCGCTTTCAAATAGGTAACCGATGCTGCTTCGGAAATGTAGGTCGTGGAGTTACCGAGGTAACACATCCTGTCGGCAAACTCCCCTAAATTCCACAAAAAGGAGCTTAAGCCGCTTAGCCTTTCTTTCTTTAGGTAGACGACCGGTTCAAAAAAGCCGATATGGCGAATGTTGCTATCGAAGTAAATGCGCATTTTATCCGTTTGATTGGATGTAGGGAAACGTGATCTTGGTCCAATAGTCCTTCATCTTCTTATTCAAAATTTTACCGAGTCTGTACCAGCGAATCTTGTCAGGATCCCCCGTGTGCTCTGTATCGACAAAAGCGATGAGCCCATCTTGGCACCAAGGGATATTATTCTCTTTGATGGAGTCGGCAGCTCCAGTCGTGAGAACCACTCTGCACAAGGCATCTAAAAGTTTTTTATCTTTTAACTCACCCCATTTTTTTAAATTCTTCTCCCGGGGATAGGGCTTTACATCTTCGGCAATCAGAATAAAGTTCTTTCTTCCTCCCACCCTAATTTCCTGCGGGGATGGCTCTGCCGGCAGCGGATAGATCCATTTTCTCGGCACTTTGAAATACTTCTGATAGCCGTATTTGACAATTGCGCTTTGGATCTTCTCTGCCCCTTGCACCCGTGAGAGCCACGAAGAGGCATCGGGACGACTGTCTTGATCGTCGGTCAGGATCTTAAACACAAAGCCCGGAATCTCAAGATGTTTGACGACAAAGACTCGTATCCCCTGCACTTCATTTGCCTGAAAACCGGCTTGGATGAGAGAGGCGTTAGACGCAGTTACCCTCTCATTCTTAAAAAAGAGGGCATCCAGCTTCTTCTTCACAGGGTGATCAGAGGGAATAAAATAGGGTTTCAGCGACTCCCAGACACTCTCTTCGACATAGGGGTTACGGACATAATCCTGAGAGAAAAGGCATGCCTGGCAGGTAAATAACATCACGAGAGCCAAAATGAGATGGCATCTACGGGTAGAGAGAAGAGCGGATTCAGTGCGTTTCATGAAATCGTCGTTTTGTAGAGTTTTAAGGCAGGCTCTAAGGCCTTGCTCGCAATCTGCAGGTCTTCGCGGCAGTATATGACAGCTGCTGCTTTCTTTGAAGATCCCGTAGTGATCAACCTGTCTTTGCCGATGGCTTCACTCTGCTGCGCATCCAACTCAAAGCCGAGAAAAGCGAAGTGGGACAAGATATCTTCTCTTACCTTCACGCTCTTTTCTCCTATACCGCCGGTAAACGCAATGAAATCCACTCCCTTCAGTGTCGCCACCATTCCTCCAATCTCCTTGGCCAGGCGGTGAACGAACATCCGGTAGGCCAAAGAGGCGGCTTCATCGGTCTCCATTCGTCCTAAGATGTCCCGAAAATCAGCTATGCCGGCAATTCCGATAAGCCCGCTTTTAAACTGAATGAGCTCCTCGATCTCCTCCAACGTCATTTTTTTGTGACGCATCAGATAAAAAAGAATGCCCGGGTCGATCGATCCCGACCGTTTCCCCATCATAGCACCCTCTATCGGCGTAAAACCCATCGATGTCGCCACCGGCTCCGTCCCATCGACAGCTGTCACCGAAACACCGGCGCCGATGTGACAGGTAATTTTTTTTGTTTTTTCGTGCTCGGGAAAAAGGGAGCAAATTCGATTGAGACAGTATTCATGGCTGATGCCGTGAAATCCAAAACGCCGGATTCCCTCTTTTTTAAAGTGCAATGGAATGGGGTAGGTGGCGATATAGGAGGGTAGCTGTGAAAAAAAGGCCGTATCGAAAACAGCCACCTGCCGCGCTTTTTGAAAGCGCTTTTCGGCAATTTCAA
This genomic window contains:
- a CDS encoding acetate/propionate family kinase, with product MAGTILVINAGSSSLKSSLFDLRGLQKKDPQLLWEGKIEWGDTGVSPRLIEVTDAKGGKHPLDMLSKDKEKCLESFFDTLTRGAAAAVESEDEIVVVAHRVVHGGETFMAPTLIDKQVKDKIQQLFPLAPLHNPANLEGIEIAEKRFQKARQVAVFDTAFFSQLPSYIATYPIPLHFKKEGIRRFGFHGISHEYCLNRICSLFPEHEKTKKITCHIGAGVSVTAVDGTEPVATSMGFTPIEGAMMGKRSGSIDPGILFYLMRHKKMTLEEIEELIQFKSGLIGIAGIADFRDILGRMETDEAASLAYRMFVHRLAKEIGGMVATLKGVDFIAFTGGIGEKSVKVREDILSHFAFLGFELDAQQSEAIGKDRLITTGSSKKAAAVIYCREDLQIASKALEPALKLYKTTIS